Below is a genomic region from Argiope bruennichi chromosome 11, qqArgBrue1.1, whole genome shotgun sequence.
ccaaggtaagtgccgaggctgggaatggccagagccggtggctgccttcccttgttgggctccgtggtgggcggtgccgtcgggcccgaatcactctcaatatcgcatggctcctcccaagaagggtccctttagtgggcgtcaCAAAGTACCTATTTCTTTCAACAATAATGaacattttgatgcttttttcgtaataaatagaatttctgaaaataaagaaacttttgaaacagTCTCCCCTTTCCTTGTACAAAAGGCAATAAATGCTACAGTCGGCGAAGTTGCATCTATTCGAAAAATGAGATCTGGCGACTTGCTTGTGGAGGTTTCTTCTCGTAAGCAAGCACAACAGATACAAAAACTAAAATCCTTGGCAACAATAAGAGTTTCTGTAACCCCTCACCAATCACTTAATAGCTCTAAAGGCGTCATCACCTGCGGCGAAATACTAAATCTTCCCGTAGAGTTAATTGTCTCCGAAATGAAATCTCAAGGTGTTTCACATGTGCGTCGAATTTCCATACGACGTGATGGACAAATACTTGAGACGAAACATCAcgtattaacttttaaaacttctaaattacCGGAGTACGTCTATGCAGGCTATATAAAGTTACCGGTTAGGCCATATATCCCTAATCCACTAAGGTGTTTTCAGTGCCAACGCTTTGGCCACTCCAAAATGAATTGCCGCGGGTCTCTCACTTGTGCCCGCTGCGCACaaaaagggcatgatagccaaCAGTGTACCGCAGAAGAAAAGTGCGTAAACTGTGGTGGCGATCATCCCTCATATTCTCGATCTTGTCCTCGCTGGGCACTGGAAAAGCAGGTTAcgacaataaaattcaaagaggATTTATCTTATCCTGAAGCCAGACGCAGGGTTAAGGCACAGACCCCAATTCCTGGTGTCAGTTATGCTTCAGCAGTTAAGAAAACTTTCTGTCAGAATTGCTCTTGTGAAAACTGCTTAAAATATGCCAGGAAAACAACAGATAATGAAAAAACATCAGATTCCGATGCTGAACATACTCTGAAAACTAACACTGATACTCAAAAAACTGttagaagaaaatcaaaatcacAGAACTCTCTGACATTAAACTTAGCAAAACGTGGCCTTACGCAAAAAGATTTgcgaaagaaactgaaaaattctgCATCGAAAAATTCCGTCGCATTGGGGTTAGCGACGCAAGGTGTTGTCCATAAGGACTTACAGTCCATCTTTGGTGACACGCTTAATAGCCCCGATATTAAACTGCATCCGTCTGAGGATGAATATGAACTTGGTATGAGTTGCGATGATCATGCAACTCCAACAACTGCTTCTTCTCTCTCTCCTTCCAAAtcactctcttaatgggtaccttcctttcttggaattgtcgcggcattcggcccaaacttcatgacatcaagTCTATTATTAACAGatttcatcctgtttgttttggTTTTCAAGAGACTTTCTTGAAGCCAAATATATCAATCAAATTACGCGGTTACAATTgtattcggaaagatgcagacagtGGAGCTCATAGTTCTGGAGGGGTCTGCATCTTCACTTCCAATTTATATCCGAGCACTCCTCTCACCCTACACAcctctctacaggctgtggctgtacaagttcatataaaaactttggtcacagtctgctgtatttacttaccgcctcatgatgtcattcgtcaacaagatcttgaccagttagtggaccagcttccttcgccttttatCCTGCTTGGCGATTTCAATggccatagtacgttgtggggttcaaatagtacaaattctcgtgggcagcAAATAGAACAGTtcatttctaataactgtctATGTTTGCTCAACAATGATGAAAAGACGTACTTTCACGAGCCTACACGTACCTTCCACAGTcttgatttggccatatgttctcccgAACTTCTGCCGTTGCTAACTTTTGCTGTTAGCAACGATTTATATAATAGCGATCACTATCCTATTATCGTTTCCCATGCTGATGGAAGCGGTGCGACTTATTGTCCTCCGCGTTTcttattccagcgggcagattggACTACTTTCTCTCAACTGGCAGATATCACAGAGACAATGGTAAATACATCAGACATCTCGGAAGCAGTTCAAAATGTCGTTGACAGTATAATATGTGCCGCAACTTCCACTATTTCAAAGAGTTcaccacgtctaagaaaatttcgcagaccgtggtggaatgaagcctgtaCCAACAGTCATAAGCAGCAGAAAAAGTTTTGGAACACCTTTCGAAGGTACCCTACAACAGAGAAtcttatagcttttaaaaaagccaaagcaCTAGCTCGCCGCATACGacgtcgtagtcagagggaatcctggATTCAATTCATATCCTCTATCACATCCTCAACATCCAGCAAAGTTCtatggaaaaaggtaaaggctgctaatggaaTATATCATGAATcctccattcctgttttaaatagagGGAATGTGAagtattctgccccattagacgtTGCCAACATTCTCGGTCAAACATTTGCACAGGTTTCCGCTACTGATTCTTATAACCCTGACTTTCTTACAATTAAGAATCgtgcggaacggttgcctttgcgcttTAACGAACGAAATACCTTTCCATACAATTGCGAGTTTAGAATGTTTGAGCTAGAAACAGCATTATCTCATGCCCATGATTCCTGTCCCGGGCCTGATGGGATTACATacaatatgctccgccatttgaataccacttccctttccaatctgttaatgcttttcaacagaatatggactgagcagaagtacccttcacaatggcgagaagcgATTGTGATCCCCATTCTAAAACCTGCCAAGGAATCTTCTaatcctctgaactaccgaccaattgcttTAACAAGCTGTCTTTGCAAGACTTTTGAGAGAATGGTCAATGCTCGGCTCatatacgaattggagaaacaaggatgcatctctccgttgcagagtggtttccgtcgaggtcggtctacttttgacaacctcgtattactggaaactgaaattcgcaacgcatttgtaaggaggaaccaccttgtctccatatttttcgatattgagAAGGCGTATGACCGTACATGGCGCTACGGCATACTCTCTACgctttttaactttggttttaggggaaacctgCCCATATTCTTATTGAACTTTTTATCACATCGGTCTTTCAAAGTTCGTGTTGGGAACTTTTATTCTAATAGTTTTATTCaggctgagggagttccgcagggaagtgtcctcagtgtcaccctttttattattcatctgagCCAGATTTTAACTCATTTGCCTTCATTTGTACAAGCAAGTCTTTATGTGGATGATCttcagatctcatgccaaggaaGCAGTATGAACCTTATTGAGAGACAATTGCAGAATGCTGTGAATAAATTAGTAGCTTGGTGCAAAAACAACGGACACAATATCTCACCGGAGAAGAGCCGTTGTGTGCACTTTTGCCGAAAGAGAAACATTCACTTGGATCCAAATATTAACATTGGTAATATATCGATTCCTGTCGTAaatgaaatacggtttttgggaATAATCTTCGATCGCAAGTTGACTTTCCTTCCGTACATCTTGcacctgcggaagaagtgtgagaaatcctTAAATGTTCTAAAGGTACTCTgcagaacatcttggggtgccgatcgaacctccctactccgcATTTATGAAGCAGTAATTCTATCCCGAATCGATTATGGCTGTATGGTGTATGGTTCTGCCAGCGCTTCCATCTTGCGGCGATTGGATACTGTTCACCACTCTGCCTTACGAATTTGTTCCGGTGCATTTCGGACCTCTCCCGTTGAGAGCCTGCATGTTATCTGTCACCAAATGCCCCTAAATTTAAGGCGTAACAAATTGTCCGCTTCGTATTACTTCCGAATCATGTCAGTGTCAAAGCATCCTTTACGTCAAATTAAATTTCCGCCTGTTCTTCGCAGATTGTATAATGCCCGTCCATTTCATATCCTTCCATTCaatgagagaattaaaaatatccttcatGACTCGGGCcttgaaaatattactattaaatccGCTGATCTGTTTtgttttccaccttgggatataccacaattttcttttctaaacccCTTCTCAGGATTTGAAAAATCCTCAACTGCACCGATTATTTTCCAACAGATGTTTCTATATCATCGCTATCGGTTTTCTTcctttacaccaattttcacggatggctcgaaatcagatggtcaTGTTGGCTGTGGAATCATACTaccatctgatacactgagccaccgtTTACACAATTGCTGctcagtttttactgctgagttggtggccATTTTCTGCGCTCTTCAGAAAATCTCCCCTtctactcagcgtaaatttattatttacactgatagcatgagtgctttggagacactaACTCACTATCACAATCGGATGCACCCGATTgctgttagaattttatttatcttgcgcCTGTTACAAAATGaaggctttcaaattattttctgttgggtGCCGAGTCATGTTGGCATTGCTGGAAACGAAATGGCGGATTTAACGGCAAAATCAGCAGCGAATGCTTTGTCTCAGGGACTTCCTTATTGCGATATTAAGAAGTCCTTGgctaaacacattttttcttcttggcaATTGACGTGGGATCAGCGAaccgaaaataaattacattccaTTAAACCAACTATTGGATTGTGGTCTGTTCTCCCTATACGTGAGGTTGACGTCAAAATGACTCGCCtgcgtataggacatactcgcttcACACACAAACATCTTCTTTTCGGTGAAGCGGCACCAAAGTGCCCCACATGCCGTGTGGATTTTactgttaaacatattttaattgaatgtactGATTTTAACTTCCAACGTATTcgcttttttcatttaacttcgtTGAACTtgcaggacctggtgggtgaaaatccccacccaaatatttttaaatttttaaaagctgtaagattttatacttgtatttagtaTGTACAATATCTGTAGTATCACTGTGATCAATAGAATCCAGACATTAATTCCCTCCTTGATTagtctatcatttttttttaactaaatttgctatttaaatctactttttacctcacttttatattttaccattggattggcgcagcatagccaaatatggctcttgcgccaataaacagcACAAACCAccaccaataaaaataaaaatttaatgtattgtttATTTAACTATGCTAATTAATTAGCTGATCTCAACAAACATGCCCTTTTACTCTTTTCTGTTATGATAGATTTTGTGAACGTATGATGATAAAAAATCAAGGTACAAATGTATCCcgtttgaataaatttgaaattacctTCTTTTGATGATTGTAATT
It encodes:
- the LOC129956635 gene encoding uncharacterized protein LOC129956635, encoding MRSGDLLVEVSSRKQAQQIQKLKSLATIRVSVTPHQSLNSSKGVITCGEILNLPVELIVSEMKSQGVSHVRRISIRRDGQILETKHHVLTFKTSKLPEYVYAGYIKLPVRPYIPNPLRCFQCQRFGHSKMNCRGSLTCARCAQKGHDSQQCTAEEKCVNCGGDHPSYSRSCPRWALEKQVTTIKFKEDLSYPEARRRVKAQTPIPGVSYASAVKKTFCQNCSCENCLKYARKTTDNEKTSDSDAEHTLKTNTDTQKTVRRKSKSQNSLTLNLAKRGLTQKDLRKKLKNSASKNSVALGLATQGVVHKDLQSIFGDTLNSPDIKLHPSEDEYELGMSCDDHATPTTASSLSPSKSLS